In Liquorilactobacillus nagelii DSM 13675, the following proteins share a genomic window:
- a CDS encoding AAA family ATPase, producing the protein MKPLKLTLINFGPYAEQVFNFERLQQVPLFLITGKTGSGKTTIFDGITFALFGETAGGDRSAASLRSDFAEPQAETLVVLEFEHQGQHYRITRNPKQLLAKKRGSGMHEIAAAAKLESFDGEKKQAELTKVRDVNLKIEAILQLNRQQFVQIVLLPQGDFRRFLLSDSNEKEAILRKIFRTQLYQQWSETLREFLKSQQGKIIQQQAAIKQAFKKIRWEDPAVVLDELNSTEQLKLLAQQQTRAQISLQDLAVAKKQAAGAVQNQQNELTAGKKLNQQFAELKQLQNKLQISHQQQPKYYKQAEQIKILEWAQKQQPLFVREQELQQRLQKVSLNLQTTKKRQQQQQQVLQEFQKQKELLLEQKEVQQQRETTKILLTEQKSQFEKAAGLTKKVQHQDEQVKKIEIEQKLQQKKLSQLTEKLERIAGLQTELPQLLQQRNLVDQTKLQLTHFKEQVVNLLQEQQALQALTTEVKQLQIKFEQAQLQSSNQQTAYQQLHDAWLNNQIAVLASQLSPGAPCPVCGSLNHPQPADQAMMKSINNTELKAAEKNKLAAEKNLNHLAAQLTEKKRTLTQQKEIFQQTKRELLKQLEQEKYLTKATLTLEKIQQVLTNQLQDQSQQLANLEEQVDVNQNSVAQRPQLLHQQQIEQQKVQQLGLDFQNEHDEQQRLTVRLAEIKRGLPKDFADIVELNSYLTGLEQKITTYQQQVTENQQQLEQLQQQCASSAAVIKQQQAELTGLTSELQKVSAKIDDLMELQLATTERKTLAQLLEQTKSLPELRQQQADYYQQLAALKAQVASQENLLQKQQPVDLAKANDRFQQLQKQLDQIEDQYQKLYDQQLLNGSLLKEITTGRQEIQQQEAAISELAQLVTAVSGHSDAKLGLERYVLRQQLTTILRAANQHLQQLSSGRYWLQLHQERGNTLANTGLEIDVYDDHVGQLRSVHTLSGGESFIAALSLALALGEVIQEQAGGVSIDTLFVDEGFGSLDQDSLATALAALEDIESGSRMIGIISHVEMLRTQIPAQIQISQLGQGQSRAKLVIQE; encoded by the coding sequence ATGAAACCACTCAAATTAACTTTGATTAATTTTGGACCTTACGCAGAACAAGTTTTTAATTTTGAACGTTTGCAACAAGTCCCACTGTTTTTGATAACTGGGAAAACTGGCAGTGGAAAAACAACGATTTTTGATGGAATAACTTTTGCACTTTTTGGCGAAACTGCCGGTGGCGATCGTTCGGCTGCTAGTTTACGGTCCGATTTTGCCGAACCGCAAGCTGAAACATTGGTGGTTCTGGAATTTGAACATCAAGGGCAACATTATCGGATAACTCGCAATCCTAAGCAGCTTTTAGCGAAAAAACGTGGTTCGGGAATGCACGAAATAGCTGCAGCTGCCAAGCTTGAAAGTTTTGATGGAGAAAAAAAACAAGCGGAACTGACAAAAGTGCGCGATGTGAATTTAAAAATTGAAGCAATTCTGCAGTTAAATCGCCAACAGTTTGTTCAAATTGTACTTTTGCCCCAAGGCGATTTTCGCCGTTTTTTACTTTCTGATAGTAATGAGAAAGAAGCGATTTTGCGTAAAATTTTTCGGACACAATTATATCAACAATGGAGTGAAACTCTACGGGAATTTTTGAAATCACAGCAGGGAAAAATTATCCAACAGCAAGCCGCAATTAAACAGGCTTTTAAAAAAATTAGATGGGAAGACCCAGCCGTCGTTTTAGATGAATTGAATTCGACTGAACAATTAAAATTATTAGCACAACAGCAAACAAGAGCGCAAATCTCGCTGCAAGATCTAGCTGTGGCAAAAAAGCAAGCAGCTGGTGCTGTCCAAAATCAGCAAAATGAATTAACGGCGGGTAAAAAGCTAAATCAGCAATTTGCAGAGCTCAAACAGTTGCAAAACAAACTCCAAATTTCACACCAACAGCAACCTAAATATTACAAACAAGCAGAGCAAATAAAAATCTTAGAGTGGGCCCAAAAACAGCAACCACTTTTTGTTCGCGAACAAGAACTTCAACAGCGTCTGCAAAAAGTTTCACTTAACTTGCAAACGACCAAAAAACGACAGCAACAGCAGCAACAAGTCTTGCAGGAGTTTCAAAAACAGAAAGAGTTGTTGCTTGAACAAAAAGAAGTTCAACAACAGCGCGAAACAACAAAGATTTTATTAACTGAACAAAAATCGCAGTTTGAAAAAGCTGCTGGTTTGACAAAAAAAGTTCAACACCAAGATGAACAGGTTAAAAAAATTGAAATTGAACAAAAATTACAACAAAAAAAGTTAAGCCAACTAACTGAAAAGTTAGAAAGAATTGCTGGATTGCAAACTGAATTGCCACAACTTTTGCAACAGCGCAATCTTGTCGACCAAACAAAACTACAGTTAACGCATTTCAAGGAACAAGTTGTAAATCTATTGCAGGAACAGCAGGCCTTGCAAGCCTTGACGACTGAAGTAAAACAGTTACAAATTAAATTCGAACAAGCCCAGCTGCAATCTTCCAATCAACAAACTGCATATCAGCAATTGCACGATGCGTGGCTGAATAATCAGATTGCAGTTTTAGCATCCCAATTGAGTCCAGGAGCACCGTGTCCAGTTTGCGGGAGCTTGAATCATCCACAGCCAGCTGATCAAGCCATGATGAAATCAATCAATAATACGGAATTGAAAGCAGCTGAAAAAAACAAACTGGCAGCCGAAAAAAATCTTAATCATTTAGCGGCTCAATTAACAGAAAAAAAGCGGACTTTAACTCAGCAAAAAGAAATCTTTCAGCAAACAAAAAGAGAATTATTAAAGCAACTAGAGCAAGAAAAGTACTTAACTAAAGCAACTTTAACGCTAGAAAAAATTCAGCAAGTACTCACTAATCAGTTGCAAGACCAGTCACAGCAGTTAGCTAATTTGGAAGAACAAGTAGATGTTAATCAAAATAGTGTTGCTCAAAGGCCGCAGTTGTTACACCAGCAACAGATAGAACAGCAAAAAGTCCAGCAATTAGGGCTTGACTTTCAAAATGAACATGATGAACAACAGCGGTTAACGGTTAGGCTAGCAGAGATTAAACGCGGATTGCCGAAGGATTTTGCAGATATAGTAGAATTAAATAGCTATTTAACAGGCTTAGAACAAAAAATTACGACTTATCAGCAACAAGTTACGGAGAATCAGCAGCAACTTGAGCAGTTGCAACAACAATGTGCTAGCTCAGCAGCTGTAATTAAGCAGCAGCAAGCAGAATTAACGGGACTAACTTCGGAGTTGCAGAAAGTTTCAGCTAAAATTGATGATTTAATGGAGTTGCAGTTGGCAACTACTGAGAGAAAAACACTTGCACAATTGCTGGAACAAACTAAAAGTTTGCCTGAATTGCGCCAGCAGCAAGCAGATTATTATCAGCAGCTGGCAGCACTAAAAGCACAAGTTGCCTCTCAAGAAAATTTATTGCAAAAGCAGCAGCCAGTGGATTTAGCAAAGGCAAATGATAGATTTCAACAGCTTCAAAAACAATTAGATCAAATCGAAGATCAATATCAAAAACTCTATGATCAACAATTGCTGAATGGTTCACTACTTAAGGAAATCACAACTGGTCGACAAGAGATTCAACAACAAGAGGCAGCAATCAGTGAATTAGCGCAGTTGGTTACAGCGGTTAGTGGACATAGTGATGCTAAGTTGGGATTGGAACGTTATGTTTTGCGCCAGCAACTGACAACAATTTTGCGAGCGGCTAATCAGCATTTGCAGCAATTAAGTTCCGGACGATATTGGTTGCAGCTGCATCAAGAACGAGGTAATACCTTAGCCAATACGGGTCTTGAGATTGATGTTTATGATGATCATGTAGGTCAGCTGCGAAGTGTCCATACACTATCGGGTGGGGAAAGTTTTATTGCGGCACTAAGTTTGGCATTAGCACTGGGAGAAGTTATTCAAGAGCAAGCAGGTGGAGTCAGCATTGACACCTTGTTTGTTGATGAGGGCTTTGGTTCGCTTGATCAAGATTCGCTGGCAACAGCCTTAGCAGCCTTAGAAGATATTGAAAGTGGCAGTCGCATGATTGGAATCATTAGTCACGTGGAAATGTTACGAACACAAATACCTGCTCAGATTCAGATCAGCCAATTGGGGCAAGGACAAAGCCGAGCCAAACTGGTTATTCAAGAATAA
- a CDS encoding exonuclease SbcCD subunit D: MRFLQTADWHLGRKLHGFDLQAEQEAAFVQIEKIALQENVDGIIIAGDIYDRSMPAEQTVDLANQMLQRLNLTDHLPLYAIAGNHDSASRLATGTPWFSSTNFYLHTQLAEAFEPIELETVQIFLLPYFEPFAAQQYFADDSLLHLDQAMAAVINKIKQQFAPTKKHLLVGHFFAAGSSQTASETRLTVGGLAPVPIDLLTDFDYVALGHLHNKDALQTNKIRYSGSPLKFSLSEVRQQKGVFLLDTETQQTKFYPIKPLHDLHDLQNEFAELTNPSFYQSQPREDFFGITLTDQKPIPNVLARLREIYPKIVALQRTADYSELFEQSQSTKKITQQNPLQLLGNFYQQVANEQLSAAQIKWAQKALQNIREEAKS, translated from the coding sequence ATGCGCTTTTTACAAACAGCAGACTGGCATTTAGGCCGCAAATTGCATGGCTTTGATTTACAAGCTGAGCAAGAAGCGGCTTTTGTACAAATTGAAAAAATTGCTTTACAGGAAAATGTTGATGGAATTATTATAGCTGGAGATATTTATGATCGCAGCATGCCGGCGGAACAAACGGTTGATTTGGCAAACCAAATGTTACAGCGTTTGAACCTGACCGATCACTTACCGCTGTACGCAATTGCTGGAAATCATGATAGTGCTTCACGCTTAGCAACAGGAACACCATGGTTTTCGAGCACCAATTTTTATTTACATACCCAATTAGCTGAAGCTTTTGAGCCAATTGAACTGGAAACAGTCCAAATATTTTTACTGCCTTATTTTGAACCGTTTGCTGCTCAACAATATTTTGCTGATGATTCATTATTGCATTTAGACCAAGCAATGGCGGCAGTTATTAACAAAATTAAGCAGCAGTTTGCCCCAACTAAAAAGCATTTGCTGGTAGGACACTTTTTTGCTGCTGGTTCATCACAAACAGCATCAGAAACTCGTTTGACAGTTGGCGGGTTGGCCCCGGTTCCAATAGATTTACTGACGGATTTTGATTATGTTGCTTTAGGACATCTTCACAACAAAGATGCCCTACAGACGAACAAGATTCGTTATAGCGGTTCGCCTTTGAAGTTTTCTTTAAGTGAGGTTCGACAGCAAAAAGGAGTTTTCTTACTTGACACTGAAACACAGCAGACTAAGTTTTATCCGATTAAACCATTACATGATTTGCACGACTTGCAGAATGAATTTGCTGAACTGACTAATCCCAGTTTTTATCAATCGCAGCCACGGGAAGATTTTTTTGGCATTACACTAACTGATCAAAAGCCAATTCCAAATGTTTTGGCACGATTACGTGAAATATATCCCAAGATTGTTGCCCTACAACGGACAGCTGATTATAGTGAATTATTTGAGCAGTCACAGTCGACGAAAAAAATTACTCAACAAAACCCACTGCAGCTTTTAGGCAACTTTTACCAACAAGTTGCTAATGAGCAGCTTTCAGCAGCCCAAATAAAGTGGGCTCAAAAAGCTCTGCAAAATATTCGCGAGGAGGCAAAATCATGA
- a CDS encoding copper homeostasis protein CutC: protein MTEIAILEVCCGNYQDAFVASQAGAARIELNSALFLGGLTPTLSSLRLTKQTTNLQVICMVRPRGAGFCYTDAEFKEILTTAEIFLANQADGLSFGFLTATGEIDTVRTRQLVELTHDYGAKAVFHRAIDCSANLEQGINKLIDLQVDRVLTSGGQVTAWIGRKAIANLQKKFGQQIEILAGSGINPTNVQLLLETTGIKQVHASCTAERIDATARGNQVDFSYLLQTKHGSYEAVSKQKVRNLLAELN from the coding sequence GTGACTGAAATCGCAATTCTTGAAGTTTGCTGTGGTAATTATCAGGATGCATTTGTAGCTAGTCAAGCTGGCGCAGCAAGAATTGAATTAAATAGTGCGCTGTTTCTTGGTGGGTTAACACCAACTTTAAGTTCACTACGTTTAACAAAACAGACGACAAATTTGCAAGTAATCTGTATGGTCCGACCTCGTGGGGCTGGTTTTTGTTACACTGATGCCGAATTTAAGGAAATTTTGACAACAGCAGAGATATTTTTAGCCAATCAGGCGGATGGTTTATCATTTGGCTTTTTAACTGCTACAGGCGAAATTGATACAGTCAGGACGCGTCAACTGGTTGAATTAACGCATGATTATGGTGCAAAAGCTGTTTTTCATCGAGCAATTGATTGTTCAGCTAATCTTGAGCAGGGGATAAATAAGTTGATTGATTTGCAAGTTGACCGAGTGTTGACTAGCGGAGGGCAAGTAACTGCTTGGATCGGTAGGAAAGCTATTGCTAATCTGCAAAAAAAATTTGGTCAGCAAATCGAAATACTGGCTGGAAGCGGGATTAATCCGACTAATGTGCAGTTGCTGTTAGAAACTACGGGAATTAAGCAAGTGCATGCCTCATGTACTGCTGAGCGGATTGATGCAACAGCTAGGGGTAATCAAGTTGATTTTTCCTATCTTTTGCAGACTAAACATGGCAGTTATGAAGCAGTCTCAAAACAAAAAGTCAGAAATTTATTAGCAGAATTAAATTAA
- a CDS encoding N(4)-(beta-N-acetylglucosaminyl)-L-asparaginase: MWGIIATWSMSLESLKNASQSLEASDSAAKTVVTAVQKVEDYPFYKSVGYGGLPNENQEVELDAAYMDGDSLAIGAVAGIKDFANPVAIAQSLSQSKVNNFLVGSGAEKYASQQGFKRKNMLTERAKKFYQRRLQTTSQTAKPYAGHDTVGMICLDQQATMTCATSTSGLFMKKAGRVGDSPLSGSGFYVDSQIGGASATGLGEDIMKGCLSYEIVRLMAEGKTPQAACDQAVFKLDHQLRQRRGTAGDLSVVALNSTGQWGCATNIADFSFVVATQIAPKPVVYLANPGNQQTIIKPASAKWLEKYFAERSSKLT, from the coding sequence ATGTGGGGAATTATAGCAACTTGGAGTATGTCGTTAGAAAGTTTGAAAAACGCCAGCCAGTCGCTTGAAGCCAGCGATTCAGCAGCTAAAACGGTTGTAACTGCAGTTCAAAAGGTCGAAGACTATCCATTTTACAAATCTGTTGGCTATGGCGGATTGCCAAATGAAAATCAAGAAGTTGAGTTAGACGCGGCTTATATGGACGGTGATTCACTGGCAATCGGCGCAGTTGCCGGAATTAAAGATTTTGCTAATCCAGTCGCAATTGCACAAAGTCTGTCGCAATCGAAGGTTAATAACTTTTTAGTTGGTTCTGGCGCTGAAAAGTATGCAAGTCAGCAAGGATTCAAACGAAAAAATATGTTAACTGAACGCGCAAAAAAGTTTTATCAGCGTCGCCTGCAAACAACATCGCAGACTGCAAAACCTTATGCTGGACATGACACTGTTGGTATGATTTGCTTAGATCAGCAAGCGACAATGACTTGTGCAACTTCAACTAGCGGACTTTTTATGAAAAAAGCTGGACGAGTTGGTGATTCACCATTAAGTGGATCGGGCTTTTATGTTGATAGCCAAATTGGCGGGGCTAGTGCAACCGGATTAGGCGAAGATATCATGAAAGGCTGTTTATCTTATGAAATTGTTCGTTTGATGGCCGAAGGAAAAACGCCGCAAGCAGCTTGTGATCAAGCAGTTTTCAAGTTAGATCATCAGTTACGTCAACGTCGGGGAACCGCTGGTGATTTGTCGGTAGTTGCGTTGAACTCAACTGGTCAATGGGGTTGTGCAACTAATATAGCAGATTTTTCATTTGTTGTTGCAACACAAATTGCGCCAAAACCGGTAGTTTATTTAGCCAATCCAGGCAATCAGCAAACTATCATTAAACCAGCTTCTGCAAAGTGGTTAGAAAAGTATTTTGCTGAGCGAAGTTCAAAACTAACATAA
- a CDS encoding ROK family protein yields MNFLSIDIGGTNLKYALINEYGQIIVKGTNAINTQDKDQFLRSLAKIIDLHCQDIQGMGFSLPGVVDPTSKELLASARLSFLEKTDFFNKLASKYNLPVTIENDSNCAALAEKWQGQLTTEKNSALIVLGTGIGSAIFLNNRLIRGNHFAASEPSFMVVDKSASGVEKTAAALSAVGMIEDIGNHLQLPNIQDGQRVFAQIMAREPYAWQAFNKFCDHVALLIYNIQSILDLNKFVIGGGISSQPILIKQLRNSFKKWHQISPLSERTITVPEIVSANFYNDANLIGAIVPLVRTSK; encoded by the coding sequence TTGAACTTTTTATCAATCGACATTGGAGGAACAAATCTAAAATATGCATTGATTAATGAATATGGTCAGATTATTGTCAAAGGAACAAATGCAATTAATACGCAAGACAAGGACCAATTTCTCAGATCATTGGCTAAAATTATTGATTTGCACTGTCAAGATATTCAAGGAATGGGATTCAGCTTGCCGGGTGTAGTTGATCCAACATCTAAAGAATTGTTAGCGTCAGCACGATTATCTTTTTTAGAAAAAACTGATTTTTTTAATAAATTGGCAAGCAAATACAATTTGCCAGTTACTATTGAAAATGATAGTAATTGTGCTGCGCTAGCTGAAAAATGGCAAGGTCAACTAACAACAGAAAAAAATTCTGCTTTGATAGTCTTAGGAACAGGAATCGGGTCGGCAATTTTTCTGAATAATAGGTTGATTAGAGGAAATCACTTTGCTGCTAGTGAACCAAGTTTTATGGTTGTTGATAAAAGTGCTTCAGGTGTAGAAAAAACAGCAGCAGCACTTTCGGCAGTCGGTATGATTGAGGATATCGGTAATCACTTGCAGTTACCAAATATCCAAGACGGTCAGCGGGTTTTTGCTCAAATCATGGCAAGAGAACCATATGCATGGCAAGCTTTTAATAAATTTTGTGATCACGTAGCATTGTTAATTTATAATATCCAAAGTATCTTAGATTTGAATAAGTTTGTGATTGGTGGGGGAATTAGCAGTCAACCCATTTTGATTAAACAATTACGCAATTCATTTAAAAAATGGCATCAGATTTCACCATTATCTGAGCGGACAATTACTGTTCCTGAAATCGTTAGCGCTAATTTTTATAATGATGCTAATCTGATTGGAGCGATTGTGCCACTAGTTAGGACAAGCAAATAA
- a CDS encoding peptide ABC transporter substrate-binding protein: MLTKKRLGILLGTLFVCTGLLAACGSKSSQSKQVLNLAVSSDLETMDPSHASDTTSMQVLENTGEGFLQLGKDSKIEKELATKITTSKDGLTYTFNLRKNAKWSNGQAVTAKDFVYGWQRTVNPKTASEYAYLYSGIKNADAIMNGKKDYRTLGIKAVGKYQVKVTLEHRISYFKLLMAMPVFYPQNQQAIEKYGSKYGTNAAKTVSNGPFVLRGWKGTNEKWKLVKNNKYWDKKQVHLSAVSFQVVKSPSTGLNLFQTGKLDQTQLLGSQVASEKNSKNYVLNKSATSIYLQFNLKNPTDTDLKAALNNVNIRKALSLSLNRSQLTNKVLSDGSLPAKGFVTSGLAKNPKTGEDFASQAYVKSGVAYNKAEAKEYWTKGLKELGVSKLKVGLLSDDDDASKQTAEFIQSQWESLLPGLSVEVQSVPKTVRISRSEKANFDIVISGWGADFSDPITFLNLFQAGNSGDAGGYDNSKYNQLIDQINNNPSNNELVRWNNMVKAEKILMNDQVTIPLYQRSNSFLQSKKIKNLIVNTAGPAHNYKGVYLK, encoded by the coding sequence ATGCTAACAAAAAAGCGTTTGGGGATCTTGCTTGGAACTTTGTTTGTGTGTACTGGACTATTGGCTGCTTGTGGCAGTAAAAGTTCACAATCAAAGCAGGTTTTAAATTTAGCGGTGAGTAGTGATTTAGAAACAATGGATCCGTCGCATGCTTCAGATACAACTAGTATGCAGGTTCTTGAAAATACTGGTGAAGGTTTCTTGCAGTTAGGTAAGGATAGTAAGATTGAAAAAGAATTAGCAACTAAGATCACGACATCAAAAGACGGTTTAACTTATACTTTTAATTTGCGAAAAAATGCCAAATGGAGTAATGGTCAAGCAGTTACGGCTAAGGACTTTGTTTATGGTTGGCAGAGAACGGTTAATCCAAAAACTGCTTCCGAATATGCGTATTTGTATTCCGGCATCAAAAATGCTGACGCTATTATGAATGGTAAAAAAGATTATCGCACATTAGGAATTAAAGCAGTTGGAAAATATCAAGTAAAGGTTACTTTAGAACATCGCATTTCTTACTTTAAATTATTGATGGCAATGCCAGTCTTTTATCCGCAAAATCAGCAAGCAATTGAAAAGTATGGTTCAAAATATGGAACCAATGCAGCCAAGACAGTTTCAAATGGTCCGTTTGTTTTGCGGGGTTGGAAAGGTACCAATGAAAAGTGGAAGCTAGTTAAAAATAATAAGTATTGGGATAAAAAGCAAGTTCATTTATCGGCTGTTAGTTTTCAGGTAGTTAAATCACCATCAACCGGATTAAATCTTTTCCAAACTGGCAAATTAGACCAAACTCAGTTGCTGGGCAGCCAAGTTGCTAGTGAAAAAAATTCTAAAAATTATGTTTTGAATAAATCAGCGACTTCAATTTATCTGCAATTTAATTTGAAGAATCCAACTGATACAGATTTAAAAGCAGCTTTAAATAATGTAAATATTCGTAAAGCACTTTCTTTGTCTTTAAATCGTAGTCAATTGACGAATAAAGTTTTAAGTGATGGTTCTTTGCCCGCTAAGGGTTTTGTAACGAGTGGATTAGCAAAAAATCCGAAAACGGGCGAAGATTTTGCTAGTCAAGCTTATGTAAAAAGTGGAGTAGCTTATAATAAAGCTGAAGCAAAAGAATACTGGACCAAAGGCTTAAAAGAATTGGGAGTTTCCAAGTTAAAGGTTGGTTTGCTAAGCGATGATGATGATGCTTCAAAGCAAACAGCTGAATTTATTCAAAGCCAGTGGGAAAGCTTACTGCCTGGTTTATCAGTTGAAGTGCAAAGTGTACCGAAAACTGTTAGAATTTCGCGCTCAGAAAAAGCTAATTTTGATATTGTTATATCAGGCTGGGGTGCTGACTTCTCAGATCCAATTACTTTCTTGAATTTATTCCAGGCTGGAAATTCAGGGGATGCTGGTGGTTATGATAATAGTAAATACAATCAGTTGATTGATCAGATTAATAATAATCCGTCAAATAATGAGCTAGTTCGGTGGAATAATATGGTCAAGGCCGAAAAGATTTTAATGAATGATCAAGTAACGATTCCGTTATATCAAAGATCAAATTCATTCTTACAAAGTAAAAAAATTAAAAATCTGATTGTAAATACGGCTGGACCTGCTCATAATTATAAGGGAGTCTACCTTAAATAA
- a CDS encoding M20/M25/M40 family metallo-hydrolase, producing the protein MELKQLNQVVDENIIFFQRQLARLIQIPSIKGVAHANAPFGKQPRAALTEALKIAQEYGLKITQLADQVGWAELPGQSSNYVAALGHLDVVAAPRPGWQSEPFELTVKNDYMYGRGVLDNKGPIMGALFALALLKKENYQPRQTIRVIFGTDEESGSADLKTYNSVEKPPLAGFTPDGKYPVVYAERGMVRLSLLIKIKDQSASDIAAIDGEFSPSYLPDRVQLKFVSGQRQTYSGIKTPSNAPDLGKNALAALAQAQSSRTGKIGEAFKWLAAAATDTTGSQIGIGYVGKVSGKLQISVYGAAYLASTQQLRVDFSIRYPIELTQEQLIQNLTKGLPTNSLLLVRQAIAPFYRDPQLPIIQKMSSIYEMVTGLDGTPVTTTGITYARSLPNIVAFGPSFPGQRGIAHKENEWLRISDWQKIIAIEYLTLKSLAEMDFN; encoded by the coding sequence ATGGAACTTAAACAGTTAAATCAAGTTGTTGATGAAAACATAATTTTCTTTCAACGACAATTAGCAAGATTGATTCAAATCCCCAGTATTAAAGGAGTCGCCCACGCCAATGCTCCCTTTGGAAAACAGCCGCGAGCAGCTCTAACAGAAGCTTTAAAAATTGCTCAAGAGTATGGTTTGAAGATTACTCAACTGGCAGATCAAGTTGGTTGGGCTGAACTTCCAGGCCAAAGTTCAAATTATGTTGCAGCTTTAGGACATTTAGATGTTGTGGCGGCGCCACGGCCTGGCTGGCAGAGCGAACCTTTTGAATTAACCGTTAAAAATGACTACATGTACGGTCGTGGTGTTTTAGATAATAAAGGACCAATTATGGGGGCACTGTTTGCGTTGGCTCTATTAAAGAAGGAGAATTATCAGCCGCGTCAAACAATTCGTGTGATCTTTGGCACGGACGAAGAATCTGGCAGTGCTGATTTGAAAACTTATAATTCTGTCGAAAAGCCACCGCTGGCCGGTTTTACTCCAGATGGCAAGTACCCAGTTGTTTATGCTGAGCGTGGTATGGTGCGGTTGTCATTATTAATTAAAATCAAAGACCAAAGTGCAAGCGATATTGCGGCAATTGACGGTGAGTTTTCACCAAGTTATCTTCCTGATCGGGTACAGCTTAAATTTGTATCAGGCCAGAGGCAGACTTATTCGGGGATAAAAACGCCCAGTAATGCCCCTGATCTAGGGAAGAATGCTTTAGCTGCATTAGCGCAGGCACAAAGCAGTCGAACAGGGAAAATTGGTGAAGCTTTTAAATGGCTGGCTGCCGCTGCTACTGATACAACTGGTTCACAGATAGGAATTGGTTATGTTGGAAAAGTATCGGGCAAATTGCAAATTAGTGTTTATGGAGCAGCTTATTTAGCTTCAACACAACAGTTGCGAGTTGATTTTTCAATTCGATATCCAATTGAGCTAACACAAGAACAGTTAATTCAAAACTTGACCAAAGGCTTGCCGACCAACAGTTTGTTGCTCGTTAGGCAAGCCATAGCGCCATTTTATCGGGATCCTCAGTTACCAATAATTCAAAAGATGAGCTCTATTTATGAAATGGTTACTGGTTTAGATGGAACTCCCGTAACAACAACGGGGATTACCTATGCCCGTTCTTTGCCCAATATTGTTGCTTTTGGACCATCATTTCCAGGACAAAGAGGAATTGCACATAAAGAAAATGAATGGCTGCGCATTTCAGATTGGCAAAAAATTATTGCGATTGAATATTTGACTTTGAAATCTTTAGCAGAAATGGATTTCAACTAA
- a CDS encoding sulfatase-like hydrolase/transferase, with product MKDDDFKRPQTGNQEVDDYFRTANYLDQSIKEFFDFLQKSGLAKNSIVILYGDHYGLSNSETPYLAKTFKQDPQHFKWYNPQKCWSSWDNAQLQRVPFMICLPNYHHGGIQKTFVVKLMFCRLCSICWGLIANLI from the coding sequence TTGAAGGATGATGATTTTAAGAGGCCGCAAACCGGGAACCAAGAAGTTGATGATTATTTTCGGACGGCTAATTATTTAGACCAATCGATTAAAGAATTTTTTGATTTTCTGCAAAAATCTGGTCTTGCTAAAAATTCAATTGTGATTTTATATGGTGATCATTATGGCTTGTCGAATTCAGAAACCCCTTATTTAGCTAAGACTTTTAAACAGGACCCGCAGCATTTTAAATGGTATAACCCTCAAAAATGTTGGAGTAGTTGGGACAATGCCCAACTTCAACGAGTTCCCTTTATGATTTGTTTGCCCAACTATCATCATGGGGGAATTCAGAAAACATTTGTGGTGAAATTGATGTTTTGCCGACTTTGCTCCATTTGTTGGGGATTAATAGCAAACCTTATTTAG
- a CDS encoding YibE/F family protein, giving the protein MTISGIKSGHQILATACNTLFFDFFGGFLSLFIWFVQLNYSFGAFLNDKIFVAEFSLTIISIIAVVLTIPTTILIFNLKQQHQKITN; this is encoded by the coding sequence ATTACTATCAGCGGCATCAAAAGTGGACACCAGATTCTGGCAACTGCGTGCAACACTTTATTTTTCGACTTTTTTGGTGGCTTTCTAAGCCTTTTTATCTGGTTTGTTCAGCTAAACTACTCTTTTGGAGCTTTTTTAAACGATAAGATTTTTGTTGCGGAATTTAGTCTGACAATTATTTCAATCATTGCCGTTGTTCTAACTATTCCGACCACTATTTTAATTTTTAATCTAAAGCAACAACATCAAAAAATTACCAATTAA